In the genome of Verrucomicrobium sp., the window CCTCGGCGTCGCGCTCACCGCCTCTCCCTGGGTGGCGCTGGTGCTCTTCACCTCCCTGGGCCTGGGACTGGCGGCGCCCTACCTCGTCCTGGCGGCCAATCCGGCGTGGCTCCGCTTCGTGCCTAAGCCCGGCCCCTGGATGGAGCGGCTGCGGCAGTTCCTCGGCTTCCCGATGCTGGCCGCCGCGCTCTGGCTCGTCTGGGTCGATGCGGCGCAGGTCGGCCTGGCCGGTGGGTTTCTCCTCCTGGCCGCGCTCCTGGTCCTTTCCCTGGCAGCCTGGCTCTACGGGCTCTCCCTCCAGCCGGGACGTCCCGGCGCGAAGGCCTTCCTCTCCATCGCCGCTGTCGTCCTGGCCGGGGCGGCGCTCACCGTCGCCATGGCGCGGCAGGAGCCGCAGGCCGCCGCCGCATCGGGGCAGGGCGCGTGGGAGCATTTCACCCCGGACCGCCTGGCCGCGCTGCGTGCGGAGGGGAAGCCGGTCTTCGTCGACTTCACCGCCACCTGGTGCCTCAGCTGCCAGGTGAACCGCCGGATCGCGCTGGAAGACGCCGCCGTCCGCCGGAAATTCCAGGAAAAGGGCGTCGCGCTCCTGGAGGCGGACTGGACCTCCCGCGACCCGGGGGTGACCGCCGCGCTGGCGGGTTTCGGGCGGCAGAGCGTGCCGCTCTACGTTCTCTACGTTCCGGGAGAGGAGCCGCGGGTGCTGCCCCAGCTCCTCACGCCGGGCCTTGTCCTGAAGGCGTTGGACGCGCTGCCCGCGCGGTAAAGTAATGAGGGCGCGGCTCTTCTCCTGCCTCTTCCTGGCGGCGTGGTGCGGCGCCGTCTGGCTCTTCCTGGACTGGGCCGCGCAGCCTTCCCAGGCTCCCGTGGACGATTGGGGGCGGCGGCTCGATTGGAACGTCTTCTTCACCCGCTACCTCCTGCCGGAGATGCCGGTGGCGGAGCGGTTCGATTTTCCCCTGCGTCCGCCGGACGGGGAGGGGGCCTTTGTCGCCAAGCCCTTCGCCTTCCACGGCCACGCCGGGGAGGACTGGAACACCGCGCCGGGCAACGGCGACCTGGGCGAGCCGGTCCGCTCCCCCGCTGACGGCCGCGTCGTCCTGGCCCTCGACTTCCAGGGGGGATGGGGAAAGGTCGTGTTGGTCGATTACCGGCTGCCGGACGGGTCCGATCCGGCGGCGGTGGAAATGATGTTCGCGCAATTGAGCGAGACCGCCGTGCAGCCGGGCCAGCTGGTGAAGCGGGGCGAGGTCCTGGGCAAGGTGGGCAACGCCGACGGGGCTTACGCCGCACACCTTCACTGGGAAGTGCGGCGGGTGATCGGGCTGGGCTTGGGCGGCGCCTACGCGGACGATCTAAGTCCCTGGCTCAATCCCAGCGCCTTCGTCGCCGCGCGGCACGGCGGCCCGTCCCGAGTCAAACTGCTTCCCGCCTCCCAATGGGAGAAGTGGGGGGACGATTAGGGCCCGGGCTTGATGTAGTAGCCGGAGGCCTTCCAGGCGTCGCCGACTTTCTCGAACGTGACGGTCTCGATCGCGCGGGGGAGCCGCTCGAAGGAGGTGTGAAATTGCGCGAGGACGAAGTCCCCCTGCTGCGCCCCGGTGGGGCTGGCCACGACGGTTTGCCGGGAGGCGGAGGCGATCCGGCGGCCCAGGCATTTCCCGTAGGGCGCGCGGGCGGTCTGCAGGGCGTTCGCCCAATCCTTTTCCGTGACCGCCTTTTGGAAGGAAGGCGCGGCGTCCTGCCAGCTGCGGTCGTAGAGGTGGTTGTCGATTTTTTGCAGCCAGGGCTGCATGGCGGCCTCGGCGGCGGCCGTTTCGTCGGCGGCCCGCGCCGTGCCGGCCAGGGAGGCGAGGAGGAAGGCCAGGAGGAGGAAGGTTTTCCGAATGGAGGTCATGGCGCGGTGAAGAAGTCCTTCGCCTTCTTGAAGAAGCTTTCCTGTTGAGGGTGGGTCTTCTCGTCGCAGATCTCGGCGAATTCCTGGAGCTTGGCCCGCTGTTCGGCGGTGAGGTGGGTGGGCACCTCGATGAGGATGCGGGCGTGCATGTCGCCGTGGCCGCGGCCGCGGACGTCCGGCAGGCCCTTGCCCTTCACGCGGAACATGCGGCCGTTCTGGCTGCCGGGGGTGACTTTGATGCTGGCAGGGGTGCCGTCCAGGGTGGGGACGCTGACCTCCCCGCCCAGCGCCGCGCGGGCGAAGCTGACGGGGACGTCGCAGAAGAGGTCGCTCCCCTCCCGCTTGAAGATCTCATGCTCGGCGACGTGGAGGACGACGTAGAGGTCCCCGGCCTCGCCGCCCTGGAAGCCTCCTTCCCCGTGGCCGGAGGAGCGGAGCCGCGCGCCGTTGTCGACGCCCGCGGGAATCTTGACCCGGACGCTGGCCTTGTGGCGGATGCGGCCCTCTCCGCGGCAGCGGTGGCAGGGTTTTTCGATGACGCGGCCGTTGCCCTGGCAGCGGGGACAGGTCTGGGCCACGGTGAAGAAACCGCGGCTGACGCCGACCTGGCCCTGGCCCGCGCAGGTGGGGCAGGTGACGACCTTGGTGCCCGGCTCCGCGCCGCTGCCGGTGCAGTGGGGGCAGGTGTCGAGCTTGTGGAAGGTGATCTCCTTCTCGCAGCCGCGCGCGGCTTCCTCGAAGGTCAGCTCCAGGTCGTAGCGGAGGTCGGCGCCGCGGCCGCGCTGGCCCCGCCCGCCGCCGCCCCCGAAGGCTTCCTCGAACATGCTGCCGAAGATGCCGCCTCCGGCTCCCCCGCCGCCGCCGAAGACCTCGCGGAAGATGTCGAAGGGGTCGTGGAAACCTCCCGCCCCGCCCCCGCCGCCGCGCGCGTCAAAGGCGGCGTGGCCGAAGCGGTCGTAGGCGGCGCGCTTCTGGGGATCGTTGAGGGCCTCGTAGGCCTCGCCCAGTTCCTTGAACTTTTCCTCGGCCTCCTTGTCCCCCTTGTTCTTGTCCGGGTGGTATTTGACGGCCAGCTTGCGGTAGGCCTTTTTGAGTTCCTCGGTGGTGACGGTCCGTTCGACCATCAGCACCTCGTAGTAGTCGCGCTTGGTGGAGGCCATTTTACTTCGCGGAAGCCTCGGCCTTCTTGCCCTTCTTTTCCGGAACGCCTTGGGAGACGACGACCAAGGCGGGGCGCAGGAGCTTGCCCTTCAGGGAGTAGCCCTTGCGGCGCTGGGAAATGACGGTGCCTTCCGGCTGGTCGGAGGGCTCGTGGCCGATGGCCTCGTGCTGGTGGGGGTCGAAGGGCTTGCCCACGGCGTCGATGGCCTCCAGGCCGGAGTCCTTGAGGAAGTTCTGGATCTGGCCGAGGACCATCTGCAGGCCGACGGCGATGGCCTTGGCGTCCTGGGCTTGGCTGGCGGCCATCATGCCCAGTTCGAAATTGTCGACCACGGGCAGGAGGGTTTCCAAGAGGCCCTCGTTGGCGAAGCGGATGGCGTCTTCCTTTTCCCGGGCCATCCGTTTGCGGGAATTGTCCCATTCGGCCAGGGTGCGCACGGCTTTGTCCTGGGCCTCGGTGGCCTTCTCCTGCCAGGACTTGGCCAGGGCGGAGGAGACGACGATGTAGGCGGGATTTTCTCCGGTGATCTCTTCTTTCATAGGGAAGGGGGGAGTTTATGCGTTTTTTTGCCCGGGGTCCAGCCGTTGGAGGGCCAAAAGGGTGATGTCGTCCGCCTGGGAGCCGTCCTGGCCGAACTGCCGGACCCGATCCACCAGGTCCTTCACCAGGAAGTCGACGCTCTGGGAGCCGGACTCCTTCAGGGCGGCCCGCAGGTTCTCCTGGCCGAATTGGCGGCCCTGGGCGTTGGGGGTTTCCGTGAGGCCGTCGGTGTAGAGGACGAGGGTGTCGAGGGGATCGAGGCGGATTTCGACGTCGTCGATCATCTGGTCGAAGACTTCTCCCGGGTCGATCCCCAGGGCCAGGCCGGGGGCGCTGACCGCCTCGATTTTCCCGGTGGCGTGGCGGTGGAGGAGGGGCGGCTCGTGCCCGGCGCGGGCCAGGCGGACGGTCCCGGCGGCGGGGTCCAGGACCAGGTAGGTCATGGTGATGAACATGTCCTCGCGGATGTCGGGGAAGATCTGGCGGTTGAGCTCGCGCAGGATCTGGGCCGGGGAGGCCGACTGCGGCGCGATGCTCCGCAGCATGCTGCGGCACATGGCCATGATGAGGGAGGCGGGGATCCCCTTGCCGGAGACGTCGGCGATGACCAGGCCCCAGCGGCCGCCGCCCACGGGGACGAAGTCGTAGTAGTCCCCGCTGACCTGCTGGGCGGGGAGATTCAGCGCGGCGGCGCTGAAGGGGTCGAGCTGCGGGGAGGCTTCCGGCAGGAGGATGCGTTGGATCTCCCGGGCCGTCTCCAGGTCGGAGTCGAGCTTGCGCTTCTCCGCCAGCTGCATGGAGAGCCGGGCGACGTGGAGGGAGTAGGCCGCCTGCTGGGCCACCGTGCGCAGGATGTTCAGGTCGGCCTCCGTGAAGGCGTGGCCGTCCCGGCGGTTGGCGGCGGCGATGACGCCCAGGATCTCCCCCCGGTATTCGAGCGGCACGGCCAGGTAGGAGTGGGCCTGCAGGGGCTCCTGCTCGAAGAAGGGAAAGCGCGGGTCCTTCGCCGCGCTGCGGATCAGCTCCGCCTTGCCGCTGCGGGCGGCGGCGGCCAGCGGGGCGGGGCTTTCCAGGGGGACCGGCTCCCGGCGCAGGAAGGAGCCCAGGCGCAGGCGGTCGCGGGCCAGGTCGTCGGCGGCGTCCGGCGGCACGGCCAGGGGAGGGGGGAAGGGGCCGTCCAAGGCGGCCAGGCGGAGGGTCTTCCCTTCCTCGTCGAGCATGTAGAGGGCGCCGCTCTGCGCGTCGGTCACGTTGGTGGCGCAGTGGAGGACGACCTGGAGGAGGAGCTTTTGGTCGAGGTCCTCGCTGATCGCCTCCCCCAGTTCATGGAGGAAACTGAAGTAGACCCGTTTTTCCTCCTGGAGGACCAGGAGCTCCGCCCGCAGCTCCTCCCGCTGGAGGGCGTCCCGGGCGGCCCGGCGGCGGGCCAGGAAGAGGACGGAAAGGAAAAGGGCGGCGACGATCAGCCAGGGAATCATGGCCGATGCGGGAGCCTAATCGACGGACTGGCCGAGGTCTTCGCGCAGGTAGGCGACGACGTCCTTGAACTTGGTCGCGTTCTGCTGGTCCCACTTGATGAGGGTCTCGTGGGCCTGGAGCATGAGCGCGCCGGTCTGTTGGCGGCCCGTGGCGGGCCCGTCGAGCTGTTCCAGGGAGACGCCCTCAAACTCGGGCGGCTTCAGGTGGAAACGGAAAAGGCGGTCGAGGCCCAGATTCTGAATCAGCTCCGCATTGCGGTGGCTGGCGTGGATGACCTCCACCAGGCCGTGTCCGGCAGTCCGCAGCTTCAGGCCGATGCCGGCCAGGATGCCCAGGAAGGTGCTGTCCAGATAGCTGCACTCCTTGAGGTCGATCAGGAAGTCCTCGGCGCCC includes:
- the dnaJ gene encoding molecular chaperone DnaJ, producing MASTKRDYYEVLMVERTVTTEELKKAYRKLAVKYHPDKNKGDKEAEEKFKELGEAYEALNDPQKRAAYDRFGHAAFDARGGGGGAGGFHDPFDIFREVFGGGGGAGGGIFGSMFEEAFGGGGGRGQRGRGADLRYDLELTFEEAARGCEKEITFHKLDTCPHCTGSGAEPGTKVVTCPTCAGQGQVGVSRGFFTVAQTCPRCQGNGRVIEKPCHRCRGEGRIRHKASVRVKIPAGVDNGARLRSSGHGEGGFQGGEAGDLYVVLHVAEHEIFKREGSDLFCDVPVSFARAALGGEVSVPTLDGTPASIKVTPGSQNGRMFRVKGKGLPDVRGRGHGDMHARILIEVPTHLTAEQRAKLQEFAEICDEKTHPQQESFFKKAKDFFTAP
- a CDS encoding STAS domain-containing protein, producing the protein MEKSTVQVARRDKLVYVQVRGRGSFQNAAHLKGFCDEMLKTGAEDFLIDLKECSYLDSTFLGILAGIGLKLRTAGHGLVEVIHASHRNAELIQNLGLDRLFRFHLKPPEFEGVSLEQLDGPATGRQQTGALMLQAHETLIKWDQQNATKFKDVVAYLREDLGQSVD
- a CDS encoding SpoIIE family protein phosphatase translates to MIPWLIVAALFLSVLFLARRRAARDALQREELRAELLVLQEEKRVYFSFLHELGEAISEDLDQKLLLQVVLHCATNVTDAQSGALYMLDEEGKTLRLAALDGPFPPPLAVPPDAADDLARDRLRLGSFLRREPVPLESPAPLAAAARSGKAELIRSAAKDPRFPFFEQEPLQAHSYLAVPLEYRGEILGVIAAANRRDGHAFTEADLNILRTVAQQAAYSLHVARLSMQLAEKRKLDSDLETAREIQRILLPEASPQLDPFSAAALNLPAQQVSGDYYDFVPVGGGRWGLVIADVSGKGIPASLIMAMCRSMLRSIAPQSASPAQILRELNRQIFPDIREDMFITMTYLVLDPAAGTVRLARAGHEPPLLHRHATGKIEAVSAPGLALGIDPGEVFDQMIDDVEIRLDPLDTLVLYTDGLTETPNAQGRQFGQENLRAALKESGSQSVDFLVKDLVDRVRQFGQDGSQADDITLLALQRLDPGQKNA
- a CDS encoding M23 family metallopeptidase → MRARLFSCLFLAAWCGAVWLFLDWAAQPSQAPVDDWGRRLDWNVFFTRYLLPEMPVAERFDFPLRPPDGEGAFVAKPFAFHGHAGEDWNTAPGNGDLGEPVRSPADGRVVLALDFQGGWGKVVLVDYRLPDGSDPAAVEMMFAQLSETAVQPGQLVKRGEVLGKVGNADGAYAAHLHWEVRRVIGLGLGGAYADDLSPWLNPSAFVAARHGGPSRVKLLPASQWEKWGDD
- a CDS encoding DUF4019 domain-containing protein translates to MTSIRKTFLLLAFLLASLAGTARAADETAAAEAAMQPWLQKIDNHLYDRSWQDAAPSFQKAVTEKDWANALQTARAPYGKCLGRRIASASRQTVVASPTGAQQGDFVLAQFHTSFERLPRAIETVTFEKVGDAWKASGYYIKPGP
- a CDS encoding nucleotide exchange factor GrpE gives rise to the protein MKEEITGENPAYIVVSSALAKSWQEKATEAQDKAVRTLAEWDNSRKRMAREKEDAIRFANEGLLETLLPVVDNFELGMMAASQAQDAKAIAVGLQMVLGQIQNFLKDSGLEAIDAVGKPFDPHQHEAIGHEPSDQPEGTVISQRRKGYSLKGKLLRPALVVVSQGVPEKKGKKAEASAK